The DNA sequence TTCCATTTCATTTTCGTCCAATGTAAAATTAGGTTTACCTGCTGCTGGAACTATGCAAGGTGTCAAGGCCATTCCCATGCTTCTTACATTTGCTATGACCTTTTCAGTAACCCTTTTTACCTCATCAAGCTCTGCACCTGTTTCCGCCTTTGCCCCAGCTATCTTATGGACAAATACAGTCCCTGCTATACCTCTTCTTCCGACAGTCCATGTGCTATTTTCAACTGCTACATCGTCATTTACTATAACACTTTCAACCCTAATTCCATCCATTTCTGCCATTTCCTTTGCCATATCAAAGTTCATAACGTCCCCTGTATAATTTTTTATTATCAACAGAGCTCCTTTATCTGATGCGACATTCTTAACTGCTTCATAAATTGCATCAGGAGTTGGTGATGTAAAAACCGCACCCGCAACAGCTGCATCAAGCATGCCTTCCCCAACAAATCCACCATGCGAAGGTTCATGTCCACTTCCTCCGCCGCTAACAAGAGCAACCTTGCCTTCAACAGGAGAGTTCTTTCTTACAAGAACATTATAATTTTCAAGTTTTCTAACATATTGAGGATAAGCAGCAACTATACCCTCCATCATTTCTTCTACAACCCTTTCAGGGTTGTTGATAATTTTTTTCAATCTTTCCACCCCCTTAATATATGCCTATCAGGCTACTAAATTTATATTTATATTTATTTAAAAATATTACAAATATTGAATAGGTCTAAACAATTATTTTATGTTGAAACTTATCGAACAATTTGATTTGTTTTTCATATGATAATACTAAGGGGGGAGAAAACCGTGGTAAATTCTAATGTGTCAGCTAATTCACCTACTATTCCTAATATTACTCCAGTTATCGACCTAAAAAACAGAGATATTATTAACCTACTTTTAGCTTCAATTGCATTAGAAGAAATAAGCCTTGCACAAATACTAAGTGCTGAAGCTAGTAAAATCGAAGAATTGCTCGCAGCAAGAGGGCCTGCAAATATAGACGATATGATTAGGCTCGACAGGGAAGTGAGTAAAATACTGGATGATGTAATCAAACAACAAATGCTCCTTGATTTTAAATTTCAAAATATATTAGACTTAATCGAAGCAAGGCGAGATAACAGAGATTGCTAAAACAAAACCTTAAGTGCTTCCACTTAAGGTTTTGTTTTTAATACTCTTATAGAATTTAAAACAGCTAAAAGTGCCACTCCAACATCTGCAAAAACGGCCTCCCACATTGTTGCAACTCCAAAGGTAGCTATCACCATAACGATTATTTTAACTCCTATTGCAAGAGCTATATTCTGATAAACTATCTTTCTAGTTCTTCTTGCAACTTCAATTGAAGTTATTATTTTTCTAATGTCATCATCCATTAAGACTACATCTGCTGCTTCAATAGCTGCATCTGAGCCTAATGCTCCCATAGCTACACCTACATCAGCTCTTGCGATAACAGGCGCATCATTTATTCCATCTCCAACAAATAGTATTTTTCCATTTTCATTTTCAATCTCAAGTTCCTCTAACTTTTCTACTTTGTCATTAGGTAATAAACCATAATAAAATTTATCTATACATACCTTTTCTGCAACATCTTTTGAAATTTCCTTAGAATCACCTGTGAGCATTATAGTCTTAATTCCCATTTCTTTTAATGTTTTAACTGCAACAATTGCTTCATTTTTAATTTCATCGCTTATTACCAAACATCCTGCAAATTCATCATCAATTGCCACATATACTAACGTTCCAACATCAGAACTTTCATTGATTTTTATTCCATTTTGTATCATAAGCTTAGCATTTCCAACTAGAACCTTCTTATTATCTATTATTGCACTTACACCAAAGCCAGAAATTTCTTTATAATCTTTTACCCTTGATTTATCAACCTCTTTATTAAATTCATTTAATATTGAAATTGCTATAGGATGATTGGAATAGCTTTCAGCTAAAGCTGCAAATTCTAATACATACGCTTCATTCCAATTTTCACTACTTATAACCTTATTAACCCTAAATTTCCCTTTCGTTAAAGTTCCTGTTTTATCAAATACTACAGTTGATACATCCTTTAAAGCTTCAAGATAATTACTTCCCTTAATTAGAATTCCTCTACGCGAAGCAGCACCAATACCGCCAAAAAATCCTAATGGAATAGATATAACTAAAGCACATGGGCATGATACTACTAAAAATATTAATCCTCTATACAGCCACACTTGAAAACTACCATCGTAAAATACAACTGGAATAATTACTATTAATGCAGCTATAGCAACTACAATTGGAGTGTATATTTTTGCAAACTTTGTAATAAAATTTTCTGTTCTAGATTTTTTGCTATTTGCGTTCTCAACAAGTTCAAGTATTTTATTCACGGTTGAATCTTTAAAATTCTTTGTAACTTTTATTTTTAAAAGCCCATTTTTATTGATGAATCCACTTAATACTTCGCTTCCAACTTCTACATCTCTCGGAATGGATTCACCAGTCAATGCTGAGGTATCTACTGTAGACTCACCTTCAATTATAACGCCATCAAGAGGTATTCTTTCTCCAGGTTTTACAATTATAATATTATCTACCCTAACCTGCCTTGGCTCTACCTTAAATTCTTTTCCACCAACTAACAAATTTGCATAGTCAGGTCTTATATTTAAAAGTGCCTTTATAGAACGCCTTGATTTTTCTACAGCTAAATCCTGCAAATATTCCCCTATCTTATAAAACAGCATAACTGAAACGGCTTCTGGCATTTCTCCAATACTAAAAGCCCCTAAAGTAGCTATTGTCATCAAAAAGTTTTCATCAAAAACCTCTCTGTTTTTAATGTTTCTTATTGCTTTAAATATTACATCATATCCAATAATTGAATAAGAAACAATGAATAGGATTGAACTTGAAAGACCCTTAAACATATAAGCAGCTATAAAAATTAATAATCCAGCTAAAGTTGGTATTAACTCCTTTTTATTATATTCCATCGTTTTAACATCCAAATCATCTTCAACTCTCTCGCTTAAAACTACATCTGGTTCTATAGATTTGACAATCCTGCTAACTTCATCCAATATACTTTCAACAGAAGCATCTTTTGACAGTTCTAAACTTAATGTCTTATTTACAAAATCAATATTAGCGTTCTCAACATCCTCAAGCTCATTTATCTTCCCTTCCATCTTTGAAGCACAGCTTGCACAACCAAGACCATCCAAAATATATATTTTTTTAATCAAGTTAACCCCCCCTACTTCTCATTAACATGAACAAGACCTAAATCAAATATCTTTTTAACGTGTTCATCATCTAGGGAATAATAAACAACTTTTCCTTCCTTTCTATATTTAACCAACCTTGCACTTTTTAAAACTCTTAATTGATGAGAAATTGCTGATTGCGTCATGTTCAATACTGCTGCTAAATCACAAACGCACATTTCAGATTCAAAAAGCGCACATATTATTTTAATCCTTGTAGTATCTCCAAGAACCTTAAATAATTCTGCTAAATCATATAAAATTTCCTCCTGTGGCATCAAATGCTTGACCTTTTCTACCACATCTTCATGGACTACATTACAAGAACAGCTTTCAAATTCCATGTCATCACCTCAATATATGAATAATTGTTCATATGTTCAATTTTATTTTATCACAGCTTATATTTTATTTCAACATAAAAAAACTAAAGACATATGAAATTTTATTTAAAAAACAAAATTTCATATGTCTTTAGTCGACTCATTTTTATAAAAGCCCAATGAATGATTTCTAAAAGACTCTCACAAAAAACAAAGAAATTACTGGTAAAATGAGCAAAGCCTTGTAAATCATTCATGGGGCTTAAAACAACTTTAGATATCATACTTCCACATAATAATAGCATCTTCTCCGGTATCTGAGTAATATCCTTTTCTTCTAGCAACCTCAATAAAGCCATACTTTTTATAAAGTTTGATAGCAATATGATTGCTGACCCTGACCTCTAACGTTAATGCGTGCATTTTGTTTTCTCTTGAAACCGACAATATATCGTCAAGCAGCATTTTACCAAGTCCAATTCCCCTGAATTCAGGATGAATTGCTATATTTGTTATATGCCCCTCACCATATAAAAGCCAGAGTCCATAATATCCAATAACTCTTTCATTCTTTAAAAGAACTCTGTATTTTGCAACCTTATTACGAGTTAGTTCGGATATAAATGCCTCATAAGTCCATGGGGTATTAAAGCTTAGATATTCTATTTTGACGACATCATCTATGTTCCCAAGGTGCATATCCTTAATAACAAAATCATTCAATTATCCCCACCCTCTTTTCATATTCCCTTTCAGCCTGGGACTTTCTAATATAAATAGGACTGTATGTATTTATATTATCAGATATACCATCCTTTAACCTTTTCAGTGCAATTTCTCCAATAGCTGCTGCCCTTGGATATGTTGAAATATTTTTCGATAAATAAATGTTTTTTAAAATATTCTTCAGTTTTTCTGCATGCAATTTAATAGCATCGCCACAGAATAATACTTTGTCATATTCTATAAGCTTTTCTACCAATTCATCTATATGAAGCGCATCATAATCATGTAATTTTATTAATTCATCATTCTCAAATTTATAAATTGCAGTATAAACATTTTCCCTCAAAGCATCCATCATTGGAACTATCACCCCATCAAAACTGTTCTGCATAAAAGCCAAGGCATCAAGGCTTGATACTCCAATAAATTTTAAATCTCTGCCCTGAGCAATTCCCTTTGCAGCCGAAACGCCTATCCTAAGTCCTGTAAATGACCCCGGCCCTCCTGATACTGCAACAGCATCCAAATCATCAACCTTAATCCCCAAAGTTTTAAATAGATTTTCTATTATTGGGAAAAGCAGAACAGAGTGCTGCAATTTATTGTTTATGTAAACTTCACCTTCAACCTTTTCATCTGTAACAACAGCAACCGAAGCTACAGTTGAGGACGATTCAATAGCCAAAACCCTCATTAAATCAACTCCCTGTTAAAATTTATTATCTCAATTTCTCTTCTTTCTTCACCCACAACCTTCATTTCTATATCTATCACATCTTTAGGCAGGATATCCTTAATTGAATTCCCCCATTCGATGATAGAAACCCCGTTCCCGTATATATATTCTTCAAATCCTATCTCGTATAATTCAAATAAATCATCTATCCTGTAAACATCAAAGTGATATAAAGGTATGTCTCCCATATACTCATTTACTATCGTAAAAGTAGGACTTGTGATATCATCATATATATTCAACCCCCTAGCGATACCCTTTACAAGATGGGTTTTTCCTGCTCCTAAGTCCCCATTTAAGTTTATTATATCACCTCTCGCTAATGTCTTCCCTATTTTAAATCCAATATCCATTGTTTCTTCTGGCGAATTTGTAATAATCTTCATATGGCCACATCCTTTAGTAAATTTCATTTATATTTTATCACAAGTTGCATTTCAGTCAATTAATATATTAAACCCTGCGAAATTTCGCAGGGTTTTGATTAAAGCTTATATACTCCAATATCCTCTTTAAATTGTTCAGTTATCTTTTTAAAGTCGGTTATGCTGTTTGTAAGTTTTTTAATTTCTTCAGCATAAGTTGAAACATTAGCGCTTACCTCTTCTGATGACGCCGAATTTTCTTCAGCAATCGCTGCCAAAGACTCAATCTTTTCATAAATAGTTGCAATGGAATTTGTTTCCCTTTCAAGTTTTACGGAGGTTTCAATCATCTTATTTGCAACTTGAACTATCTTGTCCTTTGCAACTCCACTTTTTTCTATTGCCTCTTGAAGTATTATATTCTCGTTATTTAAGTCATCAAACTGTGTCCCAACTCCCATGACAAGGTTGTCAATATCAGATATAAAACTATTTAGATTATTGTTTATGTCATCAACGGCCTTTTGTGATTGTTCTGCAAGCTTTCTAACTTCATCTGCAACAACAGCAAAGCCTCTTCCTGCCTCTCCTGCCCTTGCAGCCTCAATTGAAGCATTAAGAGCCAATAGATTTGTTTGTGCTGCGATGTTTGAAACCATTGAAACAATTTCTGTAATATTTTTAGCTCTTTTCTGCATTTCCTGGCTATGGTCCATAACGTCTGCAAATTTTGTTAATATATCGTTTAATTTTTCTACTGTTCTTGATACATCCTTAAACGTTTCTTCGATTTTTCCTACAGCACCTTCAAGTTCCTCTTTGTTTTCTACTTCAATCTCAACCACCTGCTTTATTGACTCAACATTGTCATTTAACAATGAAACAGAGGTTTCAGTCTCCTGTGCCTGAGTCATAGCAGCCTGAGCAACTTGTTCTACAACCTGG is a window from the Caloramator mitchellensis genome containing:
- the dhaK gene encoding dihydroxyacetone kinase subunit DhaK, which gives rise to MKKIINNPERVVEEMMEGIVAAYPQYVRKLENYNVLVRKNSPVEGKVALVSGGGSGHEPSHGGFVGEGMLDAAVAGAVFTSPTPDAIYEAVKNVASDKGALLIIKNYTGDVMNFDMAKEMAEMDGIRVESVIVNDDVAVENSTWTVGRRGIAGTVFVHKIAGAKAETGAELDEVKRVTEKVIANVRSMGMALTPCIVPAAGKPNFTLDENEMEIGMGIHGEPGTHRENLKTADEIVEHLMSKILGDINLEEKDDVAVMINGLGATPLMELFIANRKVDEILKTRGVRVYRTFVGEFMTSLEMAGFSISILKLDDELKELLDAKADTPALKVL
- a CDS encoding heavy metal translocating P-type ATPase — its product is MIKKIYILDGLGCASCASKMEGKINELEDVENANIDFVNKTLSLELSKDASVESILDEVSRIVKSIEPDVVLSERVEDDLDVKTMEYNKKELIPTLAGLLIFIAAYMFKGLSSSILFIVSYSIIGYDVIFKAIRNIKNREVFDENFLMTIATLGAFSIGEMPEAVSVMLFYKIGEYLQDLAVEKSRRSIKALLNIRPDYANLLVGGKEFKVEPRQVRVDNIIIVKPGERIPLDGVIIEGESTVDTSALTGESIPRDVEVGSEVLSGFINKNGLLKIKVTKNFKDSTVNKILELVENANSKKSRTENFITKFAKIYTPIVVAIAALIVIIPVVFYDGSFQVWLYRGLIFLVVSCPCALVISIPLGFFGGIGAASRRGILIKGSNYLEALKDVSTVVFDKTGTLTKGKFRVNKVISSENWNEAYVLEFAALAESYSNHPIAISILNEFNKEVDKSRVKDYKEISGFGVSAIIDNKKVLVGNAKLMIQNGIKINESSDVGTLVYVAIDDEFAGCLVISDEIKNEAIVAVKTLKEMGIKTIMLTGDSKEISKDVAEKVCIDKFYYGLLPNDKVEKLEELEIENENGKILFVGDGINDAPVIARADVGVAMGALGSDAAIEAADVVLMDDDIRKIITSIEVARRTRKIVYQNIALAIGVKIIVMVIATFGVATMWEAVFADVGVALLAVLNSIRVLKTKP
- a CDS encoding ArsR/SmtB family transcription factor, which produces MEFESCSCNVVHEDVVEKVKHLMPQEEILYDLAELFKVLGDTTRIKIICALFESEMCVCDLAAVLNMTQSAISHQLRVLKSARLVKYRKEGKVVYYSLDDEHVKKIFDLGLVHVNEK
- the rimI gene encoding ribosomal protein S18-alanine N-acetyltransferase, with product MNDFVIKDMHLGNIDDVVKIEYLSFNTPWTYEAFISELTRNKVAKYRVLLKNERVIGYYGLWLLYGEGHITNIAIHPEFRGIGLGKMLLDDILSVSRENKMHALTLEVRVSNHIAIKLYKKYGFIEVARRKGYYSDTGEDAIIMWKYDI
- the tsaB gene encoding tRNA (adenosine(37)-N6)-threonylcarbamoyltransferase complex dimerization subunit type 1 TsaB, encoding MRVLAIESSSTVASVAVVTDEKVEGEVYINNKLQHSVLLFPIIENLFKTLGIKVDDLDAVAVSGGPGSFTGLRIGVSAAKGIAQGRDLKFIGVSSLDALAFMQNSFDGVIVPMMDALRENVYTAIYKFENDELIKLHDYDALHIDELVEKLIEYDKVLFCGDAIKLHAEKLKNILKNIYLSKNISTYPRAAAIGEIALKRLKDGISDNINTYSPIYIRKSQAEREYEKRVGIIE
- the tsaE gene encoding tRNA (adenosine(37)-N6)-threonylcarbamoyltransferase complex ATPase subunit type 1 TsaE; translated protein: MKIITNSPEETMDIGFKIGKTLARGDIINLNGDLGAGKTHLVKGIARGLNIYDDITSPTFTIVNEYMGDIPLYHFDVYRIDDLFELYEIGFEEYIYGNGVSIIEWGNSIKDILPKDVIDIEMKVVGEERREIEIINFNRELI